A single region of the Rhizobium sp. NLR16a genome encodes:
- a CDS encoding prepilin-type N-terminal cleavage/methylation domain-containing protein encodes MINPPLQNDAGFTLLEMIVAFVILSISMAIASQTLAVAVRSYRTATERNEMLELVQTLRAEEIPKLTSASARQKEGKMGLLRWRIRMVSPRERDATSSSNSFAIISVGPKAGAFRQTFLVTSLVQGQQP; translated from the coding sequence ATGATTAATCCGCCACTGCAGAACGATGCAGGCTTTACTCTATTGGAGATGATCGTAGCCTTTGTCATCCTATCGATTTCGATGGCTATCGCATCTCAGACTTTGGCAGTTGCTGTTAGGAGTTACCGAACCGCGACTGAACGAAATGAAATGTTGGAGTTAGTGCAGACATTGCGGGCGGAAGAAATTCCCAAACTGACAAGCGCCAGCGCACGGCAGAAAGAAGGAAAAATGGGTCTGTTGCGTTGGAGAATTCGCATGGTCTCGCCGCGCGAACGAGACGCGACAAGCAGTTCGAATTCATTTGCCATCATCTCTGTCGGACCAAAAGCCGGCGCGTTTCGTCAGACCTTCCTGGTTACGTCATTGGTGCAAGGTCAACAGCCATGA
- a CDS encoding prepilin-type N-terminal cleavage/methylation domain-containing protein, translating to MTLSVNSRKDEEGFTLVEMLVTLALLAALSAVMIGAITQFRPLRRLTEGADGQTEMIAAIEFLQQTIADARSVYLLTGTSEKRLAFEGTSHSLHFPTVLRVGTDQLALRDVLIELQENGGSVSIVLRDAPRRLGRAMPAPVSFSIIEDIVDAHFEFMDAPQPPEGQTAPTWLNQWNRPEKMPYAVKITLEAKRGTAPISAARIAFLR from the coding sequence ATGACGCTGTCCGTAAACTCAAGGAAGGACGAAGAAGGGTTCACTCTTGTCGAAATGCTGGTGACGCTTGCGCTGCTTGCCGCGCTGAGTGCCGTCATGATCGGGGCAATCACTCAGTTTCGCCCGCTAAGAAGGTTGACTGAAGGCGCTGATGGCCAAACGGAAATGATCGCCGCAATCGAATTTCTTCAGCAAACGATCGCCGATGCACGCAGCGTTTATCTTCTTACGGGCACCAGTGAAAAACGGCTTGCATTCGAAGGAACTTCTCATTCGTTGCATTTTCCGACCGTGCTGAGAGTGGGGACGGATCAGCTTGCTCTTCGGGACGTCCTCATCGAGCTCCAGGAAAATGGCGGAAGCGTCTCAATCGTGCTGCGTGATGCTCCACGCCGCTTGGGAAGAGCGATGCCCGCGCCGGTATCCTTTTCCATCATCGAGGATATCGTTGACGCCCATTTTGAATTCATGGACGCGCCGCAGCCCCCCGAAGGCCAAACCGCTCCGACGTGGTTGAACCAATGGAATCGTCCGGAAAAGATGCCTTATGCTGTCAAGATAACCTTGGAGGCAAAACGCGGCACGGCGCCGATTTCCGCCGCAAGAATAGCCTTCTTGCGGTGA
- the gspG gene encoding type II secretion system major pseudopilin GspG — MTKYIPNSNEQSADRNQAIEGFTLVELLVVLAIIGLIAALVAPQVLKYLGSAKVETTKAQIKNIENAIELYYIDVGRYPSTEEGLTALTQTPSDGSVWNGPYLRKSGVILDAWGTAYQYKSPAEDRPYEVISLGRDRKAGGQGQDADIRSE; from the coding sequence ATGACCAAATACATTCCGAACAGTAATGAGCAGTCAGCGGATCGCAATCAGGCGATTGAAGGCTTTACACTCGTTGAACTATTGGTCGTACTCGCCATCATCGGCCTGATTGCCGCTCTCGTGGCGCCACAGGTGTTGAAGTACCTGGGTTCAGCAAAAGTCGAGACCACAAAAGCTCAGATCAAGAACATCGAAAACGCGATAGAGCTCTACTACATCGATGTCGGCCGTTACCCCTCTACCGAGGAGGGGCTAACCGCACTCACGCAGACGCCATCCGACGGCAGTGTCTGGAACGGCCCCTACCTTAGGAAGTCCGGTGTCATCCTGGATGCCTGGGGCACGGCTTATCAGTATAAGAGCCCGGCGGAGGACCGGCCTTACGAGGTAATCTCCCTTGGGCGCGACCGCAAGGCTGGGGGGCAGGGGCAGGACGCAGATATTCGGAGCGAATAG
- a CDS encoding A24 family peptidase yields MLLVPFAVILAVCMLAVSYVDFHRLVIPNRLNAIVLVVGAAFKLLAGLEALALALLFGAFVFLMFWTLRYVYWRFRGVVGLGLGDVKFAGAAAVWLDPWSFPAFLFIASALALLYFCVIAKRTPDITLLRVPFGPFLALALFVTWNFNTFYSQAIG; encoded by the coding sequence ATGTTGCTCGTTCCCTTCGCTGTGATCCTCGCTGTCTGCATGCTTGCGGTCAGCTATGTCGACTTTCACCGTCTGGTGATTCCGAACCGGTTGAATGCGATCGTTCTCGTTGTCGGCGCGGCCTTCAAACTCTTGGCCGGGCTTGAGGCATTGGCCCTCGCGCTCCTGTTCGGCGCATTTGTCTTTCTGATGTTCTGGACCCTGAGGTACGTCTATTGGCGTTTCAGAGGCGTCGTCGGTCTTGGCCTCGGGGACGTCAAGTTCGCAGGTGCCGCAGCGGTTTGGCTGGATCCGTGGAGCTTTCCCGCCTTCCTGTTCATCGCATCCGCTCTTGCACTGCTTTATTTCTGCGTCATCGCCAAGCGAACACCTGACATCACATTGCTTCGGGTTCCCTTCGGCCCGTTTCTGGCGCTCGCGTTGTTCGTCACATGGAATTTCAACACCTTTTACAGTCAGGCGATTGGATAA
- the gspD gene encoding type II secretion system secretin GspD, producing MKSVVPLCLFGLLLLAACSSTDSVEDVLSVKLNELDSTGKPLPTTRFSSRVIGSASSDQNFNGAMHQGSGTFVSYGAPPVSVGQLSKGGDGYSLNLVGASIAAAAKSVLGDTLGLNYIVDPRVSGTVTLQTTSPVSREALLDIFEAALSVNGAVVVKRQDSYQVVPSSEAFSSTPQVSVPSVSPKGPGIKVQVVELKYVSAEEMKGILEPISRQGSILRVDATRNLLMLAGTNNDLSAMREAISVFDVDWMEGMSVALHPLKASQPSAVAKELDTIFANDSGGGKIIRFIPNERLNSVLVITSRPAYLQRASSWIQKLDRLASTNEEQLFVYDIQNRPAKELAKVLQAVVNGQSSSDAAGQSANAVAPNLEQASLSTADDQAQTAEATETAAPSPLEGYSAEPAKVKTSIVADVENNALLISTTAREYEHIQQLLRQLDVVPTQVLLEAVIAEVTLNNELKFGLRWFFENGNFGVAFSDLASGGTRMAFPGFGWSYATNDIRVTLNALSSITDVNVVSAPTLMALNNQKATLQVGDQVPIVTQQAASVNGDSPVINSIQLKDTGIILSVIPRVNSSGRVMLDIEQEVSDVVKTTSSGIDSPTIQQRKVSTRVVVNDNESLALGGLIQQKNSVDRSQVPLLGDIPLLGNAFKNKTDSIKKTELLIFIKPRIVRDVSEARDVTDEFRRQLDFRSDIQKRRGGKNAVQQDLKRLAY from the coding sequence ATGAAATCTGTGGTGCCCCTTTGTCTGTTCGGCTTGCTGCTGCTCGCCGCCTGTAGCTCCACGGATTCAGTAGAAGATGTGCTGTCGGTCAAGCTGAACGAACTGGATTCCACCGGCAAACCTCTTCCGACCACCCGCTTCTCGTCCCGCGTTATTGGTAGCGCGTCATCGGACCAAAACTTCAATGGCGCCATGCACCAAGGGAGCGGCACATTCGTGTCTTACGGCGCTCCGCCCGTGTCAGTCGGACAGCTTTCGAAGGGTGGAGATGGCTACAGCCTCAATCTTGTCGGGGCGTCCATTGCGGCGGCCGCAAAAAGCGTACTCGGAGATACGCTCGGCCTGAACTATATCGTCGATCCACGCGTCTCCGGCACCGTGACATTGCAGACGACAAGCCCTGTGTCTCGCGAGGCACTCCTCGATATTTTTGAGGCCGCTTTGTCCGTCAACGGTGCAGTCGTGGTGAAGCGGCAAGATAGCTATCAAGTCGTTCCTTCTTCTGAGGCGTTTTCCTCGACCCCACAGGTGAGCGTGCCATCGGTCTCGCCGAAGGGGCCTGGCATCAAGGTGCAAGTGGTCGAGCTCAAATATGTCTCCGCCGAGGAGATGAAGGGTATCCTTGAGCCGATCAGCCGCCAGGGCTCGATCCTGCGGGTGGATGCGACACGCAACCTTCTGATGCTTGCCGGTACGAACAATGATCTTTCCGCCATGCGCGAGGCAATCAGCGTATTCGACGTCGATTGGATGGAAGGCATGTCGGTCGCTCTTCATCCCTTGAAAGCGTCACAGCCATCTGCCGTCGCCAAAGAGCTCGACACGATCTTTGCCAACGACAGCGGCGGCGGCAAGATCATTCGCTTCATTCCCAACGAGCGTCTGAACTCGGTATTGGTGATCACCTCGCGCCCGGCGTACCTGCAGCGCGCTTCAAGCTGGATTCAGAAGCTCGATCGGCTTGCAAGCACCAACGAAGAGCAGCTCTTCGTTTATGACATCCAGAACCGGCCCGCAAAAGAGCTTGCCAAGGTATTGCAGGCTGTCGTCAACGGACAGTCGTCTTCAGACGCGGCCGGCCAGTCCGCAAACGCAGTTGCTCCCAATCTCGAGCAGGCGAGCCTTTCAACGGCGGATGACCAGGCCCAAACGGCAGAGGCGACTGAAACAGCTGCGCCGAGCCCGCTCGAAGGCTACAGTGCGGAACCGGCCAAGGTGAAAACCTCGATTGTTGCCGATGTCGAAAACAACGCCTTGCTGATTTCCACGACCGCTCGGGAATATGAGCATATTCAACAGCTCTTGCGGCAGCTGGATGTCGTCCCGACCCAGGTTCTTCTCGAGGCCGTTATCGCTGAGGTGACGTTGAACAACGAACTGAAGTTCGGTCTTCGCTGGTTTTTCGAAAACGGCAATTTCGGCGTCGCATTTTCAGATCTTGCAAGTGGAGGCACTCGCATGGCATTTCCCGGCTTCGGCTGGAGCTATGCGACCAACGACATCCGCGTGACGCTGAACGCTCTCTCCAGCATCACAGACGTCAACGTCGTTTCGGCGCCAACGCTGATGGCGTTGAACAATCAAAAGGCGACATTGCAGGTTGGTGACCAGGTTCCGATCGTGACGCAGCAGGCCGCAAGCGTGAACGGAGATTCGCCGGTCATCAATTCAATCCAGTTGAAGGATACAGGCATTATTCTGTCGGTGATTCCGCGGGTGAATAGTTCCGGGCGAGTCATGCTCGACATCGAGCAAGAGGTCAGCGACGTCGTGAAGACGACTTCATCAGGCATTGACTCGCCAACCATTCAACAGCGCAAAGTCTCGACGCGGGTGGTTGTGAACGACAACGAAAGTTTGGCTCTGGGCGGTCTGATCCAACAGAAAAACAGCGTGGACCGCAGCCAAGTGCCGCTTCTCGGCGATATTCCGCTCCTCGGCAATGCCTTCAAGAACAAGACGGATTCGATCAAGAAAACCGAGCTCCTGATTTTCATCAAACCACGCATCGTTCGCGACGTGAGCGAAGCCCGCGATGTGACCGACGAGTTTCGCAGACAACTGGACTTCCGGTCGGACATTCAAAAAAGACGCGGAGGAAAAAATGCCGTTCAACAGGATCTCAAGCGGCTGGCCTATTGA